One Brassica napus cultivar Da-Ae chromosome C4, Da-Ae, whole genome shotgun sequence genomic region harbors:
- the LOC106429438 gene encoding uncharacterized protein LOC106429438, with the protein MADLISTPSMEPLLFSVDPMSLILSQNSDTHQLKLLLDGFCGFERGPRYEEYSRLRESKLRMKRDFQRFLDEEEAEEEEAEAEPKKKQVRFEGDSVISREEEVVVTPEKIKKQTRFGFSPMSKTRKAAPTSSLAQSVPDFSAVIRKENRRPVNYNTTPPPPSSKSRNGGVLTGSASSSCIAARGSKSANAGEKKSKGFMGMARKSYANVEDLKKISMAAASAINGVGVGGRKAVGGGRSILGYRQVY; encoded by the coding sequence ATGGCAGATTTGATCTCAACCCCAAGCATGGAACCTCTGCTCTTCTCTGTTGATCCAATGTCTCTCATTCTCTCTCAAAATTCCGACACACATCAGCTTAAACTCTTGTTAGACGGTTTCTGCGGATTCGAGAGGGGACCAAGATACGAGGAATACTCACGGTTGCGTGAATCGAAGCTTCGCATGAAACGCGATTTCCAGAGATTTCTCGACgaggaagaagcagaagaagaagaagcagaagcagaGCCGAAGAAGAAACAAGTGAGGTTCGAGGGTGATTCTGTAATTTCacgagaagaagaagttgtagtTACACCGGAGAAGATAAAGAAGCAGACTCGGTTTGGGTTTTCTCCGATGTCGAAAACGAGAAAAGCTGCTCCGACTTCTTCTTTGGCTCAGTCGGTTCCTGATTTCTCCGCCGTGATACGTAAAGAAAACCGCCGTCCTGTTAATTACAACACTACTCCTCCGCCGCCGTCTTCGAAGAGCAGAAACGGCGGCGTTTTGACGGGATCGGCTTCTTCATCTTGCATTGCCGCGAGAGGGAGCAAATCGGCGAATGCAGGGGAGAAGAAGAGTAAAGGGTTTATGGGAATGGCGCGGAAGAGCTACGCGAACGTTGAGGATCTTAAAAAGATTTCAATGGCAGCCGCTTCGGCTATTAACGGCGTCGGAGTTGGAGGGAGAAAAGCCGTTGGCGGTGGCCGGAGCATTTTGGGTTACCGACAAGTCTACTGA
- the BNAC04G30770D gene encoding uncharacterized protein BNAC04G30770D produces the protein MSHTNRGSLISSQNLHHSEERVPLRSESDQSCLNSSPEFDFCLRQNSKQRFSHADELFSNWKNLSRTASAKPSKKNEITSTESKLKTLAVKSDTRDSDSDDPSFGCGFWLVRSKSVGYSMRNKKTSSSSEYHRSNSDPQKKKKKSLQKMNSTEIRASRSMNSSALNVPLADMFCLGPIFSGSQDRKI, from the coding sequence ATGAGCCATACAAACAGAGGAAGCTTGATATCGTCTCAAAATCTTCATCATTCGGAAGAGAGAGTCCCTCTTCGATCAGAGTCAGACCAGTCCTGTCTCAATTCAAGTCCAGAGTTCGATTTTTGCCTTCGTCAGAACTCGAAACAACGGTTTTCTCACGCCGATGAGCTCTTCTCCAACTGGAAAAACCTCTCTCGCACTGCGTCTGCCAAGCCCTCCAAGAAGAACGAGATTACTTCTACCGAAAGCAAGCTTAAAACCCTAGCTGTAAAATCGGACACGAGAGACTCTGACTCAGATGATCCAAGTTTTGGGTGTGGTTTTTGGCTTGTCAGAAGCAAATCTGTCGGCTACTCGATGAGAAACAAGAAGACAAGTTCTTCTTCAGAATATCATCGGAGCAATAGTGATCcacagaaaaagaagaagaagagtttgcAGAAGATGAATTCTACAGAGATTAGGGCTTCAAGATCCATGAATAGTTCGGCTTTAAATGTCCCATTAGCTGATATGTTTTGCTTAGGTCCTATTTTTTCCGGCAGCCAGGATCGGAAAATATGA
- the LOC106429424 gene encoding LOW QUALITY PROTEIN: PR5-like receptor kinase (The sequence of the model RefSeq protein was modified relative to this genomic sequence to represent the inferred CDS: inserted 2 bases in 1 codon; substituted 1 base at 1 genomic stop codon): MADGLLLLIFLLVSFSFVAGVTSRNITIENKCDYSVWPGTYSTNGPSLSTTGFLFRKGEARVINVPSSWRGRFWGRSLCSTNSTGGFSCVTGDCRSGNIECSGASSTPPTTLVELSLDTFNGQDFYDVSVVDGYNLPVIIVPQHPQRGQSCISVGCEVNLNKSCPRELKVGGDQPVACMSACXAFNSSIFCCTNSTEKXVKRRLYSQNFKRECPLAYSYALDDQTMLFTCANSPNYVVTFCPSTIPNATK, from the exons ATGGCCGATGGATTGCTGCTATTGATATTCCTTCTCGTTTCATTTTCGTTCGTCGCAG GAGTAACTTCTAGGAACATAACCATAGAAAACAAATGCGACTATAGTGTCTGGCCGGGAACCTATTCGACTAATGGGCCTTCCCTCTCTACCACTGGCTTTCTTTTTAGAAAAGGAGAGGCTCGTGTCATCAACGTGCCGTCCTCATGGAGAGGTCGTTTCTGGGGTAGATCGCTCTGCTCCACCAACTCAACTGGGGGATTCTCCTGCGTCACGGGAGACTGCCGTTCCGGAAATATAGAGTGCTCTGGAGCCTCATCAACGCCTCCAACGACTCTGGTCGAGCTTTCCCTCGACACTTTTAACGGTCAGGACTTCTATGACGTAAGTGTGGTGGATGGTTACAATCTCCCAGTGATAATTGTGCCGCAGCATCCCCAGCGTGGCCAAAGTTGCATCAGCGTTGGTTGCGAGGTCAACCTGAATAAATCGTGTCCACGGGAGCTTAAGGTAGGCGGGGACCAGCCAGTGGCTTGCATGAGTGCCTGTTAGGCATTCAACTCGTCAATTTTCTGTTGCACCAATTCAACGGAGAA TGTCAAGCGACGCCTTTACTCGCAGAACTTCAAGAGGGAATGCCCACTGGCTTATAGCTATGCTTTGGACGATCAAACCATGCTCTTCACATGCGCAAACTCACCTAACTATGTCGTTACGTTTTGTCCGTCGACTATTCCGAACGCGACCAAGTAA